A stretch of the Inquilinus sp. Marseille-Q2685 genome encodes the following:
- a CDS encoding SDR family oxidoreductase: MSIDTDLRRLRVAVSGGTSGLGLALVRLLTAMGARVAFVARGAEAVGRTARETGAQGIIGDVGRKEDIHPIALQVTAGLGGLDVLINNASSLGPVPLALLADTECEELEQALAVNLVGPFRLTKALFGALAASARQGRGAVVVNISSDAAVSAYAGWGAYGASKAGLRHLTAIWAEEAKAEGVRFLSIDPGDMDTPLHALAVPDADPSTLKLPELSASEIVQAVLAALPARAADQRVGESA; encoded by the coding sequence ATGTCTATCGACACCGATCTGCGGCGGCTGCGCGTGGCGGTCTCCGGCGGCACCTCCGGGCTCGGCCTCGCCCTGGTGCGGCTGTTGACCGCGATGGGCGCGCGGGTTGCCTTCGTCGCCCGCGGCGCCGAGGCCGTGGGCCGCACGGCGCGGGAGACCGGCGCCCAGGGCATCATCGGCGATGTCGGCCGCAAGGAGGACATCCACCCGATCGCGCTGCAGGTCACCGCCGGGCTGGGCGGGCTCGACGTGCTGATCAACAACGCCTCCAGCCTCGGTCCGGTCCCGCTCGCGCTCCTGGCCGACACCGAGTGCGAGGAGTTGGAGCAGGCGCTGGCGGTCAATCTGGTCGGGCCGTTCCGGCTGACCAAGGCGCTGTTCGGCGCCCTTGCCGCCTCCGCCCGCCAAGGCCGCGGCGCGGTGGTGGTCAACATCTCCAGCGACGCGGCCGTGAGCGCCTATGCCGGCTGGGGCGCCTACGGCGCCAGCAAGGCCGGGCTGCGCCACCTGACCGCGATCTGGGCCGAGGAGGCCAAGGCCGAGGGCGTGCGCTTCCTGTCGATCGACCCCGGCGACATGGACACGCCGCTGCACGCCTTGGCCGTGCCCGACGCCGATCCCTCGACCCTGAAGCTGCCCGAGCTCTCCGCCTCGGAGATCGTGCAGGCCGTGCTGGCCGCCCTGCCGGCCCGCGCCGCGGACCAGCGGGTCGGGGAATCCGCATGA